CCAATACCAATTTGATCTGTAATTGTTTTAATCCGACCGGCCATTTCAAAAGCATGATCCCGACTTTCCATCTGACACGGCCCCACAATTAATGAAAAAGGCGTTTCATTTGAAAAAACAATATTTCCAACTTTCACAATGGTATTTGGTTGAAACATTTTATTCCTTAAAAAGTAAATAATCAAATTTTGAATTAAACTAATCGACTCTGTTCTACAGTGGCTTCAATAAAAGAAGAAAAAAGTGGATGTGGATCAAATGGACGTGATTTCAATTCTGGATGATATTGAACACCAATGAACCATGGGTGATCTGCATATTCAATCGCTTCTGGCAAAACACCATCTGGAGACATACCAGAAAAGATCAAACCACACTGTTCAAGCTTGTCTTTATAATCAACATTCACCTCATAACGATGACGATGCCGCTCGAGAATCCTGGTCATCCCATAAATTTTAGCAATATGACTACCTTCCTTTAATTCAGCTGCAAAAGCACCAAGACGCATTGTACCACCGAGATTTCCACATTTTGCACGTTTCTCAAGCACATCCTCTTTGAGCCATTCTGTCATTAAACCTACAATCGGATTTTTTGTCTCACAAAATTCACTTGATGAAGCATTCTCAATCTTTGCAATATTGCGCGCAACTTCTATACAAGCCAATTGCATCCCAAAACAAATACCTAAAAACGGAACTTTACGTTCCCGTGCAAATTGAATTGCTTGAATTTTACCTTCTGCACCACGCGCCCCAAAAGCACCAGGAACCAAAATTCCATGAACTTTTTGTAAATAAGACGCAGGATCTTCTTTTTCAAAAAGCTCTGCTTCAATCCACTCAATATTAACCTTTACTTTATTGGCTAAACCACCATGTGCAATCGCTTCAATAAGAGATTTATAAGCATCCTTCAATCCCGTATATTTTCCAACAACAGCGATTGTAACTTCCCCTTCAAGATGATGAATCCGATATGCAATATCTTCCCAACGATCCATTTTTGGCTTAGGCGTCGGATCAATTCCAAAAGCACAAAGAACTTCTGAATCTAACCCTTCTTTATGATATGCCATAGGCACATCATAAATCGTTGGCATATTCAATGCCTGAATAACTGCACTTGGACGCACATTACAAAAAAGTGATAATTTGCACCGCTCTGTTTCTGGAATAGGTCGATCTGCACGCACCAACAGAATATCGGGAGAAATACCAATTGATTGTAACTCCTTAACAGAATGCTGTGTCGGCTTGGTTTTTAATTCACCCACCGAAGAAATATAAGGCATCAATGTAAGATGCACATAGATAACACTCTGTCTTGGTAATTCATTGTGAAGTTGACGAATCGCTTCCAAAAAAGGCATTGCCTCAATATCACCAACCGTTCCACCTATTTCACACAAAATAAAGTCAAATTCTTCATTTCCGGTAGTAATAAATCTCTTAATTTCATCCGTAACATGAGGAATAACCTGAACTGTTGCCCCTAAATAATCACCGCGTCGTTCCCGTTCAATGATATTGCGATAAATACGCCCTGTTGTAATATTGTCTTGGCTATTTGCAGAATGCCCAGTAAAACGTTCATAATGACCAAGATCAAGATCCGTTTCTGCGCCATCATCTGTCACAAAAACCTCCCCATGTTGATAAGGTGACATCGTACCTGGATCAACATTTAAATAAGGATCAAGTTTGCGAAGCCGTACGCGATATCCACGTGCCTGCAATAGCGCAGCCAACGTCGCTGCTGCAATGCCTTTTCCAAGAGAAGAAACCACACCACCAGTAATAAAAATATAACGTGCCATGGGCTTATAGTGATAAGCAATTTATAATGATTTTTCCAGAAAAAAATGCAAAAAAAAATAATTTTTCTTCTATAAAATAAAAAAGGTGAAAAAATCACCTTTTTAAGTTATACTCTCTTGAAAAAACTACTTTGTAGCACTACCAGGGACTGGATTTTCAAGAAGCGATGGAACTGGGTTTTCAATTGCAGAATTTGTAGGCTGATTTTGTTCCTGAGATGGAACCGAAACGCCACCCAGCTGCTCAAGAATAGAGGGGTGGGACCTGCCATTTGAGGATGGAATAGCCTCTGAAGCGTCTTTATTTGTAGAATTTTGTTCTGAATTAATTGGTATACGCTTCAAAATATCAGAACTGGAGTTCGATATACTCCCTACTACAGTAAGTCCAATGGATACTGTAAAAAAACAGCATGCCAGGATAGCTGTCAAACGAGATAATGCATTTTTGCTCCCACGCGTTCTCATCAACCCCGAACCACTGCTAACACCAAGCCCGCCGCCTTCCGAAGGCTGGATTAATATAATACCAACCAAAGCAATAACAACCAAAAAATGGATAACAATAAGTACTGTTTGCATAAATCCTGCTCTTCAAATAACTCTTTATGGCTATTTACACATAAATTGCACACAATCCAAGGGAAAACCAAGATTCTTCTTTTATAATTTACGATAAACATCGCAAATAGTTAAAAAATCAATCGCTTTTAAACTTGCTCCACCTATCAGAGCACCATTCACATGAACAGTACTCAAAAGCTCGAATGCATTAGATGGTTTTACTGATCCACCATAAAGCAAACGCATCTTTCTCCCATCATCACCAAAACGAGAGCACATCTTATGACGAATAAAATCATGGACTTCTGCAACAACTGCTGAAGTCGGGCTATTGCCAGTACCTATAGCCCATACAGGTTCATAAGCAATAATGACATTTTCTGCTGTTGCGCCATCTGGCAAAGATCCTTCAAGCTGGCGCGTGAGCACATTGAACACTTTATTACTTGTGCGCTCTTCCAATGTTTCCCCAACACAAATAAGAGCAACAAGACCTGCCCGCCACGCTGCTTGCACTTTAGCACAAACAATTGCATCACTTTCCTGAT
This genomic window from Bartonella quintana contains:
- a CDS encoding CTP synthase, whose amino-acid sequence is MARYIFITGGVVSSLGKGIAAATLAALLQARGYRVRLRKLDPYLNVDPGTMSPYQHGEVFVTDDGAETDLDLGHYERFTGHSANSQDNITTGRIYRNIIERERRGDYLGATVQVIPHVTDEIKRFITTGNEEFDFILCEIGGTVGDIEAMPFLEAIRQLHNELPRQSVIYVHLTLMPYISSVGELKTKPTQHSVKELQSIGISPDILLVRADRPIPETERCKLSLFCNVRPSAVIQALNMPTIYDVPMAYHKEGLDSEVLCAFGIDPTPKPKMDRWEDIAYRIHHLEGEVTIAVVGKYTGLKDAYKSLIEAIAHGGLANKVKVNIEWIEAELFEKEDPASYLQKVHGILVPGAFGARGAEGKIQAIQFARERKVPFLGICFGMQLACIEVARNIAKIENASSSEFCETKNPIVGLMTEWLKEDVLEKRAKCGNLGGTMRLGAFAAELKEGSHIAKIYGMTRILERHRHRYEVNVDYKDKLEQCGLIFSGMSPDGVLPEAIEYADHPWFIGVQYHPELKSRPFDPHPLFSSFIEATVEQSRLV
- the secG gene encoding preprotein translocase subunit SecG; protein product: MQTVLIVIHFLVVIALVGIILIQPSEGGGLGVSSGSGLMRTRGSKNALSRLTAILACCFFTVSIGLTVVGSISNSSSDILKRIPINSEQNSTNKDASEAIPSSNGRSHPSILEQLGGVSVPSQEQNQPTNSAIENPVPSLLENPVPGSATK
- the tpiA gene encoding triose-phosphate isomerase, which encodes MSPNIRPFIAGNWKMNGTVESLGELRAIAAGVSSDLGHLFEALICVPATLLSRASDALSGENLLLGGQNCHFDDCGPYTGDISAFMLKEAGASHVIIGHSERRTVYQESDAIVCAKVQAAWRAGLVALICVGETLEERTSNKVFNVLTRQLEGSLPDGATAENVIIAYEPVWAIGTGNSPTSAVVAEVHDFIRHKMCSRFGDDGRKMRLLYGGSVKPSNAFELLSTVHVNGALIGGASLKAIDFLTICDVYRKL